Proteins found in one Physeter macrocephalus isolate SW-GA chromosome 17, ASM283717v5, whole genome shotgun sequence genomic segment:
- the HNRNPA1L3 gene encoding LOW QUALITY PROTEIN: heterogeneous nuclear ribonucleoprotein A1-like 3 (The sequence of the model RefSeq protein was modified relative to this genomic sequence to represent the inferred CDS: inserted 1 base in 1 codon; deleted 1 base in 1 codon) — protein sequence MSPPSTAVMSKSESPKEPEQLRKLFIGGLSFETTDDSLRSHSGQWGTLTDCVEMRDPNTRRSRGFGFVTYATVEEVGAAMKARPHEVDGRVVEPKRAVSREDSQRPGVHLTVKKIFVGGIKEDTEEHHLRDYFEQYGKIEVIEVMTDRGSGKKRGFAFVTFDDHDSVDKTVIQKYHTVNGHNCEVRKALSQQEMASASSSQRGRSGSGNFGGGRGGXFGGNDNFGHGGNFSGRAGFGGSCGGGGYGGSGDGYNGFGNDGSNFGGGGSYDDFGSYNNQSSNIGPMKGGNFGGRSSGPYGGGGQYFAKPRNQGSYGGSSSSSGYGSGRVLITARKQSLAGEESQRSDGEATGYNRFVNSAKHSGGRA from the exons ATGTCTCCCCCCTCCACTGCCGTCATGTCTAAGTCAGAGTCACCCAAAGAGCCCGAACAGCTGCGGAAGCTCTTCATCGGAGGTTTGAGCTTTGAAACAACCGATGACAGTCTGAGGAGCCATTCTGGGCAGTGGGGAACGCTCACAGACTGTGTGGAAATGAGGGATCCAAACACCAGGCGCTCCAGAGGCTTCGGGTTTGTCACGTATGCCACTGTGGAGGAGGTGGGTGCAGCCATGAAGGCAAGGCCACACGAGGTGGATGGAAGAGTTGTGGAACCAAAGAGGGCCGTCTCAAGAGAAGATTCTCAAAGACCTGGTGTCCACTtaactgtgaaaaagatttttgttggtgGCATTAAAGAAGACACTGAAGAACATCACCTAAGAGATTATTTTGAACAGTACGGGAAAATTGAAGTGATTGAAGTCATGACTGACCGAGGCAGCGGCAAAAAGAGAGGCTTTGCTTTCGTAACCTTTGATGACCATGACTCCGTAGACAAGACTGTCATTCAGAAATACCACACTGTGAATGGCCACAACTGTGAAGTAAGGAAAGCCCTATCTCAGCAAGAGATGGCTAGTGCCTCATCCAGCCAAAGAGGTCGAAGTGGTTCTGGAAACTTTGGTGGTGGTCGTGGAG GATTTGGTGGGAATGACAACTTTGGTCATGGAGGAAACTTCAGTGGTCGAGCTGGCTTTGGTGGCAGCTGCGGTGGCGGTGGCTatggtggcagtggggatggcTATAATGGATTTGGTAACGATGGAAGCAATTTTGGAGGTGGTGGAAGCTACGATGATTTTGGCAGTTACAACAATCAATCTTCAAATATTGGGCCCAtgaaaggaggaaactttggaggcAGAAGTTCTGGCCCCTATGGTGGTGGAGGCCAATACTTTGCCAAACCCCGAAACCAAGGTAGCTATGGTggttccagcagcagcagtggctATGGCAGCGGCAGA GTTTTGATTACTGCCAGGAAACAAAGcttagcaggagaggagagccagagaagtgaCGGGGAAGCTACAGGTTACAACAGATTTGTGAACTCAGCCAAGCACAGTGGTGGCAGGGCCTAG